From the Carya illinoinensis cultivar Pawnee chromosome 4, C.illinoinensisPawnee_v1, whole genome shotgun sequence genome, one window contains:
- the LOC122306145 gene encoding probable serine/threonine-protein kinase WNK11 isoform X2 codes for MPAESPNTSDRDTEPFVEVDPTGRFGRYDDLLGAGAVKKVYRAFDQEEGIEVAWNQVRLRTFSEDPVLINRLHSEVKLLRALKNKYIIVCYSVWKDDERNTLNFITEVCTSGNLRNYRKKHRHVSIKALKKWSKQVLEGLEFLHTHEPCIIHRDLNCSNIFINGNIGQVKIGDLGFAAIVGKSHAAHSIIGTPEYMAPELYEEDYTEMVDIYSFGMCLLEMVTMEIPYSECDSIAKIYKKVTTGVYPQALNEVTDPEVKAFIEKCIGQPRARPSASNLLQDPFFSEVDVEENGPIG; via the exons ATGCCTGCTGAGAGCCCGAACACATCTGATCGTGATACTGAACCATTTGTTGAGGTTGATCCGACCGGACGGTTTGGGAGGTACGATGATCTGCTTGGTGCTGGTGCTGTGAAGAAAGTTTACAGGGCTTTTGATCAAGAGGAAGGAATAGAGGTGGCCTGGAATCAGGTTAGGTTGAGGACTTTCAGCGAGGATCCTGTGCTCATCAATCGGCTTCACTCAGAGGTTAAGCTGTTGCGAGCattgaaaaacaaatatatcaTTGTTTGCTACAGTGTATGGAAGGATGATGAGCGTAACACTCTGAATTTCATTACTGAGGTGTGCACATCCGGAAACTTGAGGAATTACAGGAAGAAGCATCGCCATGTTTCCATTAAGGCCTTGAAGAAGTGGTCAAAGCAGGTGCTCGAGGGATTGGAGTTTCTGCATACCCATGAGCCATGCATTATTCACAGAGATCTCAATTGTAGTAACATCTTCATCAATGGAAACATAGGCCAG GTGAAAATTGGTGATCTGGGGTTTGCAGCAATTGTAGGGAAGAGCCATGCAGCACATTCCATTATAGGAACCCCAGAGTACATGGCGCCGGAGCTGTATGAGGAAGACTACACTGAGATGGTTGACATCTACTCCTTTGGAATGTGTCTGCTTGAGATGGTGACAATGGAGATCCCATACAGCGAATGTGACAGTATTGCCAAGATATACAAGAAGGTGACAACTGGAGTATATCCCCAAGCTTTGAACGAGGTAACGGATCCGGAAGTGAAGGCATTCATTGAGAAGTGCATAGGCCAGCCAAGAGCAAGACCTTCAGCGTCTAATCTTCTCCAGGATCCTTTCTTTTCTGAAGTGGACGTTGAAGAGAATGGGCCAATTGGTTGA